CCTGGCGTGGGAAGAGGTAAAGTGGCCCCTGCAGAcactgcagcaccctgccctgcgcaGTGGTTaaggccaggctgcagcccttgGTTGTAGAGGTTAAACAttacccctgcagcccccgtgGCATCTGCGGTGCTGCCGGTGCAGGATCaaaccctgcagctgcagctgtgccgTATTGGCACGGTCATGGCTTAACCACCCACCACGCTGGGAGTTGTCACCGTGAGTCCTGTGTCCCCCTGCACCATAAACCAggaagaaatgggtttctgcaCCCACATTttcacctcctgcagcctggggaggaatggggctgggctggggtaCGGTGCTTGATGTGAGTGGGGTCATCTCATCTGTCTTCTCCATCCTCCCTTGCTGTGGCCTGAGCCCTTTTGCTGCTCACATCAGAGGGGACTTCTCATTAATTGCAACTAATTTCATGCACTCTGAGGGATGCAGTCTGCCATACATCTGCTGGCAATGAGTCACACATTCTCTCCATGACCTGAAAAGTTTCCGCTGAGCCCACTTTTGGGACACATCCATGGTTCTCCGTCGTTAGACCTGGGGCATCACAGGAGATGGCATCTAATGAGGAATCCAATCTGCAGAAGAGAATGGGAACCTGAAGGACACTATAGTATCTGTGGGGCACTGTGATGGCATTTCTGAATCAATATTTgtctaagatatttttttttaaagttagacTACAAATGAAACAAAGGTGCAAGGCTGTTTGCACGATGGTTATTCCtttcctacagaaaacagaaaagtttgtGGTCGGGTTTTGCTCCGTTTCTGAGCGCTCGGCCCCCAGTTTCAGACACTTTCTGGCTTTctctgcacagcagcatttctgcaccATCAGCTCCCAGGGCATCGCACACACCTTCCTAAAAGCTGAAGTAGTTGTATctggggaagggcagctcaggaccaccccagcactggcagagcaccAGTGCAGGATTCTGGGAGGCCTCCATGTGTGGGGGGAGCGGggctttttaaaacatgtgCTGATTGCACCGCCACAGTGATGGGGGAGCAGTGGAACAAGGGTTCCAGAGCCCTTTTCCCAGCCATGGAGCCCCATGCCCCAGCCCCGTGGGGAAGCCTGGGTGGAGGATGCGGGTCCTCTGCCGGCTGTGTGGCAGGGATGAGCCTGGGGAGCCACGGGAGGAGCTGAGCTGTGGCTGATGCTGGGGGACCGGCACGGGGAAAGGGGTGGAGGGTGCACCACTGCGCCCCGGGCGAGGTGGGGGAATGCCCTAACTGGAGCACAGCTGTGGAAACTGGAAGCTCTccactgccctgcagccacagaaacaGGCTCTGCTTCGGGACTAGACACAGGACACTGttcccaagagaaaaaaaccctgctggtACTGGTCTAGCTCCTTAGTAGGTATAAATAGGTGTCTGCTGCTGATCTGCATCAGATGAAGATCTGCCCTTCCTGAGCTCCTCGGGCAGGCGCAGGTCTGCTGGCAGAGTTCTGCCACCCCTGGGCACAGCGGGTACCTGGAGAGAAATGCGGTTTTACACCAGAGCCTTGCCCTCACGCAGGGTCCTGTGGCACAACTCCCTCAGCCAAGAGCACACAGCGCTGCTTTCCCGGCTGCAGACCTGGGGTGGCAGGACGGGCAGCCCGGTGCACAGGGTGCCTCTGCACAAACATCAGACTGGTTCCCCTGAGCATCCATTCCCTGCACGGACTCATGACCCTGCCTAATTACATCGCCTTCAGCTTGGTGGGCATGCAGTTTGGTCTGGGCTTCAGTGATGACCTCAGGGTGGCCAAGGGAGGTCCATTCTCAGGAAGCAACTGGAATTCCCTGAAGGCATCAATGAGCTGCTGGATAAAGGCTTTTATCCTGGTAGATAAGAGTTCCCTTGGATTTCCAGAAACAAAGATCTTTAGGTCAGCCACGGCTAAGAGAAAGTCCAAGTAGAGGTAAATAATCAATTAGCAGATAGGAAATGGTAATGAGGTAGCAAACTGCTGATAGTTCTTGTGTATTCGGCATAGCAGAGATGAAGATCAGAAGGATTTTGCAGGACTTAGGGTTTGAGGATAAAATGGCAAGGGATGTTTGCAGGAGGATAAAGTGACCCACAGAGGGAAAAGTCCAACGTGACTTCATACAGGAGACAGGTGATGGGCTCTGGGCTGGCCATTGCCTGCCTCTAATTATGGTGACCATGAAAAAGCATGAAGAACATCAGGGAAAACATGAGCTAAATGCTCCATGGCAGCAAAAATCTCGGACCATGAGAGACAAATGCTTTGTGCTGCCAAACAGCTCAGCAAGACCTTGCCCAGATGAATGGAGGGAGCTTTTCCAGCAGTGGGGAATGGACCTGGGGAACTCCTCGCTGAAGGATGTTTTTTATACTAACAGTTTTCCTGGGTTTGAGGGAAATTTGGCAAATGCATGGAGGAGAAAGCCATTGAAGGGGCTAAATAAAGAGGAAACTCTGTTAGGCTCAAAAGGTCTCTGAGCTGAAAATAAAGACCTGGGCAGTGTGAGGTGTGAGTGTCTTCAAGGTTCGTTGTCTGCCTGGTCCCCAGCCGCTAAAAGCTTGTCTAGAATttcttcatcttaaaaaaagaggagtCATAAACTGTCAGGCTTTATATTCCTTTGCCGTGTAGATCCTAGCTGGGGGTGTTCTCTCACTATGTTCAGTCTaatcctttttaaaatcctgttaaGTCCTATACTTCAGTGGTATCCTTTGGCAATGAGTTTTGCAAGTAAAGTGCTCCCTGTGCATTAATCAGAAAGGTTTATTGCTTTATAGTAGCTTGCTGATGCTGAACTGCTATATATAGTTTGTCAGCAATTAGCAGGACGCTTGCAAGGttatttaagtaatttttttccccttatgcCACAACTCACTGAATTTTCTGTATGTATGAAAACACTTAAAAGACAACCTGTTactgcaagaagaaagaaaaacagagaaggaacCCTGCTTGGAGCGGACAGCTCATTTGACAGGGCTATCTTTTATAAATGGGATTTTAATTAGGAACCTGTGATTAAAATAGTTCCTTTGGTTGCTCAGGCCCTCGGCACACCCCTGTGGGCTGGAGGAATGTGTGGCGAGCCCAGCCTTATAACCAGTCCCTCGGGCTGGCAGAGAGATGGATCTGGCTGGGATCAGAGACTGAACTTGTACTCATGGGTCCCAGGGGGGTTTTCCTGCAGCCATCGCGGTGACAGATGCCCggctgccccagcactggggtcctggctgtgctgtgcgCCTGGGCTGGCCCCAGGAAAAACCAGGCTTAgacctggctctgctgcctctgggtgCCCCTGTCAACCCGATgagagccccccccccccccccccccccccccccccaacctgcCCATTGAAGGAGAGTGCTGCCCTGTGTGAGCGTGGGGGGATGAGGTTTCAGGACCAGCCTGGGGCAGACGATGGGTTTGGAGGACTGGGTCCAGGCATGGGATGAGCCTGGGCACACAGTCCCCCTCCGGCACGGGGCTTTAGCACCCAAAAACTGGACCTCCCCTGTGCTTCAGCCACTTCCTCTGAGACTTCATGAGTGCTGCCAACTGCAGCGGAGCTCGTAATGACAGGGTGGCCGTGACAGCTCAATCCAAGATGcccagaaaaagctgaaaggagCAGGGCACCCTCCCATGCTCTTTGGAAAGGGCCGGACTGCACCCAGACGGAGGTGTTTTAATGACTGTTTTGGATCGCTGGGAGCCAGCCTCCTCCCACTCAGCCCAAGGTAATTCACCTCCTCCACTGGTGTTGGAGGAGTTGTTGACTGGTGGAGAGCGGCTGGTAAAACAGGTTCTCTGCAGGGAGTTGTCTCCGAAACCCTGGGAGACCTGGATGGATCGAGCCGGGAGCGCGGGTCTCTGCTCGAaccctggcacagcaggcagcGGGGAGTGATTTGCTTTTGCGTGGCACTGCTAGGCAGGGTGGCTTTTGCACGGCGCCGCTAGTAGACAAATTACAGCCTTGCCTCTGTCAAGGTAGATAAGAAACCATGTGATGCAGCGTGGTGGTAAACGGGTTGCAGGCAGGGTAAAGGTGCACAGGGAAATAACCTTGCAGGGAGATCCTCCCTCCTCGGGGAGCACAGTCTCTGGGCAGTGCAGATCCCTGCGGGTCCAACAGCACCTTGGCCTTGATGCCTGCACAGCTTTCGGGGGCTCTCTGAGactcacagaaagcagaaatgtctTTCAGCAGAAGGAACTGGTCTGATCTCTCCAGGTAGGTGCTGTGGTTTCGTGCTTAATCCTTTCCACGGGCAGGAGGGAGTGGTGAGGGTGGGCAGCTGGCATGGCGAGCCTCGGCCGAGTGGTGCTGTGGAAGAGGGGGCAGCTGCCGTGAGGGTGCTGCTTGCACCGGTGGTGCCAGCCCCGTCGAGAGCTCGGCGCTGCTGGAGCTTCTTGTGGGTGGGCAAGTTCAGAggcatttttgtttctgctgcctgGGCACGCTGAGCGCTCCGTAGGAAAATGGCTCTGGAAATGCATCCGTGCCTCACACTGGATATATTTTTGGTCTGGTTTGCCTTTCTTTGGGGTACAgtctggcagggctgtgcctccGGACCTGCTCTGGAGCCGGCTGTGGGGTTTTTGCCCGCGCTGTACCCATACAGCCCCTGGGTGCGTGTCCCGGCTCTGCCATGGGAGGTTGCAGCCTCTCCCCACCCAGCACTGAGCAAGTCCTGATTCATCAGCACTTGCCGAACGATGCCCGCAGCCCCGTGGCGCTGGCCGCTCTGCTTGGTTGTTCCTAAAGAGTGATTTTGGCTCCCATGGGAGCTGGGCTGATGAGGCAGATGGGCATCACGGGGTGAGTCAGGGGCTTGCATGAAGCCTGGGTGATGTGGGGATCGCTTCTGACCTCCGCAGATGCCAGGACAAGCATCGCCGACCTTGGCTGCGCAGGCGGGGCGATGGTGACTCAAACGCAGCCATGCTTTCCCACAAAATGGAGCAGAACCCCTGGTTTAAGCGTGTGATGTGATGGCTCTTAAACTTAATTACAAACCCTTGTACTTTGGGTAAGACACCCACTATGGCCAGCCCAGGAAAGGAGATCGAGACCCCGTTGCTCGGAGGCTGCCAGTTCACACCCTGCCTCCACCATGGGTGGGACAGATCCAGAGGACATCCCAGCCCCGTCCCACCCACCTCCTCTGAGCCACAGACCTGCCTGAACGCAAGCCCAGCGGGGTCCTGCACCCAGGTTATTTCACAACCCAGGAAGGCAATTTCTCCTCTCTCATTAGATGAGACACATTCACTGAAACAGCATAAATGTCAGATATCTCACCACTAATGATTAACAGGGCAGGAGAGGACAAGGCAGGGGGACACTCgccaatctttttttttattcatctctTTGAGATTATAAAAGGTAAGATGgtgaaaaataaatccctcttttgaaaagaagagggaaagatTGGCAAAGCAAATCCATAGCCTAATGGGTGGATTACTTAATTACAAATAACGAGAAGCTGCATGTTGATAATGCCAGGTTACGTGCTGCCTCTGAAGGAGCCAAGCAAATGCAAGGCAGGAGAATCCCATGCTCTTTTTGAAGGACTCTGTGCAGGCAACACCGAAGAACTAACCAGCTCTCACGTGGATTTAAACTGGCATTAGTGCTCCACGCTGTCACTGCTTGAGGGACAAGAGCACTCAGAGAGGCACCTGCTTGCGTACGACCCCATGCACGTGCTGACCTTGCCGCGTGGGAATGCTGAGATCACACCGTGCCGTGCAAACCAAGCCGGGCTGCCTTTGCGGGGCGGCTAAGCTGTGCACAAATATTTGCAGGGTTGTGCCCGTGGAGGGGAGCAGTAGGGAGCAGAgtgagagctggctggggatgcTCACGGAGCAGGTCCCAGCCTTCTCTATCCCTGTCTGTCCTGGTGCCAGGCACAGCATCAGGGACCACCTGGAGCCCCCCAGCAGTGGGTCTGATTGCTGTTGGGGTGTGAAGGCTGTTTGGGGGTGCAAGGGGCAATGAGGATGGAGGCAGCGGGAGGCAAGGGCAGCACACCCCCTGGCATTGCCCGGTGCCCAAACGGGCGCTGAGCTCTCAGCCAGGACCCGTCCTCCCTTTGCTCTCCGTTCTGCTCGGCTGCCCCTTCCGTGCTCCCCTGCCTCCCTTGACCAGGAAGAACAGAAGCTGCAAATAGTTGCGGGGGGTAATGTGGTTTAATTTATGACCCAGTTTTCATTACACAGTAACTTGTAATCCATGCTGCGAGTCACCATGTCCGCAACGACGTTAGTGATACCACAGGCCCGGACCTGCTCTGACTTTCATGTTCTTAAAAGTCAAATCCAAAGTAAACCCTGGGTCTGGATGAAACTGGAGTGCCAGCTGCGGAGCTGGGATGCTGCAATGGGATGGATCCTGTGCAGGGAGGGCTCTGCCCCGTTGGGCTGttgggggtgctgggagccCCGCAAGTGTTTGCAGCTGATCGAGGATGACTGCTGTAGGTAAACGAACATGGTTGGGAAAAGCTCTGTCCAgtcaataaaaacattttccaacacagctcatgcagcagcagagagggtAGACAGGTTTTGcacagagaaagggagggaaagctGGTGTTTTCCAAGAAGCTTTTTATTCAGGGTGgcattttctaaaagaaaaattatacacTTGCCttgtgcaaaataaaatctttgaaGATGACTCTTTGCAGTTGATTACAAGATTTTGGTAAAATCTGTGATTATAAACAATTCCCAGTCCCAGCCACatgcagggaggaagaggagctcCTGCCATCCCTGTTTCCAGGTGGAGCTTGTCAGCAGTTGCCTTCAGCCTCTGATACTTCTGCCACTAGTGGTTACCCTTCCAGTTTATGTGGTTGAGATCTATGTGGTGGCTCTAGGGTCCTGGTCTTGCTGAGTTACAGGTTAAATATCCTTGCCCTGGAAGGTTTACTTAATGTAgggatttcttttaaatgagtGCTCCCTCCAACAGAAGAAATTAGGAGTTGTAACTCGGGTGCTCACATTGGGAAATGCCTGCACCAGCTGGGTGGAGCAAGAGCACTTTGTGTCACCTGGCTCACGTTGGCAcccctctcctccagccccatgcagcagctggggaagacGAGCTCCATCACCCCATTCGCCCTTCCCTGAGGGTGCTTCAGCCTCTTTCTTGGCTGGGCTCAGGGCTATGAGCTCCTCATGCAGGACACAGCTTTGCCACATCCTTGTGTTTCATCCCAAACAGCCTGGCCAGGCAGAGGACCCTTGAGGATGAAGAAGAGCAGCAAAGAGAGCGCCGGCGAAGGCACCGGAGCCTGCTGTCCTCCACGTCGACAGATGAAGAACCTTCTAGCCCTAGGAAAGACACTAGTCCAGCTTCCAGCAGGTGTGTGTGGGTCCTGCTACTTTCAGTCTCACTCATGATGCCGATGGCTCGAGCTTGCTGCCTTGTTTCTCTCAACCCCGAGCCGAAGCCGCTGCAGTTGGTGGGGGTCTCTTCTGGGTGAGAGGGGCTGAgctgtgggcagagcaggggtCCCAGGTGCCTTTGGGCAGCAGAGTGGGCTTCACAGGAGGAGTGCAAGAAGAGGGGTATCTCTCTGGTGGGCTCAGTCATGCACTTCAACGTGTGTCCCATGGCACATGGTGTGCCATGTGAGGGTTTGTGCCAAGGGGGGCTTGGGTGGATGCTGGCCCTGCCCTAGTGGGACCGCTGAGCAGGTAAGATCAGGCACCCAGCCGTGCAGAGCCTCAGGGAGCCcagctggggtggtggggcCAGGGTGGCCACAAGTGCTGGTCTGCAGGGATGACTCCAGGATGTTGGTGAGATTTTTACACACACCTCCAACCCCCTTAGGCTTTCACCTGGGTTAACTGCACCTGCAGCATAAAAGCCAGCCCACTGACCTGGGTTTTGCCTGGTTGGGGTGCTGAGGTTTGCCTCCTCAACAAAccagctgggtgctgaggtTTGTCCCCTATTTTGTCTCTGTCTGTAGACCTCCATCCCTGGTGAAGCCAGTGCCTCCAGAGGACAGGGAAGAGCGAAAGCTCTCGGAGGTGCTGAAGACACAAGAAGGGAGACGGACAAGGTCCACGATGgctgtttctgaaaagctgaggcaggagaaggagcagcaggagccaggggTGGGAGCAAGCCGCGTGGAGGCAAGGATGCAGCTGcgtgcagggcagcagagcatccaggctggagagcaggatCAGGATGTGGCCAAGGGCAGAGGGGACCCACCGAGAGAACAGCACCCAGAGCCGGCCTCGGAGAGGAAGGTGGTGCTCAGGGGACGGCTCCAAGACAAAGAGAGACAAGGTGTGGAGACTCCTCGGGGGGAGCCAAGGAAAGAGGTGGgggagccacagcagcagccagagctggggggctgccgg
The window above is part of the Falco cherrug isolate bFalChe1 chromosome 16, bFalChe1.pri, whole genome shotgun sequence genome. Proteins encoded here:
- the LAD1 gene encoding ladinin-1 isoform X3, coding for MSFSRRNWSDLSSLARQRTLEDEEEQQRERRRRHRSLLSSTSTDEEPSSPRKDTSPASSRPPSLVKPVPPEDREERKLSEVLKTQEGRRTRSTMAVSEKLRQEKEQQEPGVGASRVEARMQLRAGQQSIQAGEQDQDVAKGRGDPPREQHPEPASERKVVLRGRLQDKERQGVETPRGEPRKEVGEPQQQPELGGCRLREVKILTRQGSRSMEEKAALVVTSSLDQQVISRKQKEESQSPLTRSTSLRIPGSSTTIGEKLEKYTSAVQRSEVVKSSLNIQKSRLLSSEGVASKRNFFEASVPSKAEPLAVRKDNLKITGSVTSRINLWISRAQEPAKEEKSKDIRKVNSLSNRDVWVKQPGDAPEDTKL